The genomic stretch CCTTCGCTGGACACCGCGCAGCTGGACTCTCTGCGCGCGCTGATGATGCAGGCGATGGGGCCGCTGCGCAGCGGCGCGACGTTGCAGGAGGCGTTGCAGGACTGCGCGGAATTGGCCGGGTTCGGCTGGCAGGGCGAACTGGCGCAGCGGATGCTGGCCGCTGCCCTGCGGCGAACCGCCTGCCTGGGGGCGCACTACCGCAGCGATGCGCCACCGGCGGGCTGATCACGCCGGCAAAAACGGGCACGTCCCTGTGCCCCCCGAAACTCGACGCGGCTCAGGCCGCGGGCATCCGCATGCCCGGTTCGCCGTGCCAGTAGCCGTTGCGCTCGCCGATGCGGGCCGGCGCCTCGCTGGCGCTACGGGCGGCGTCGAAATGGCGCACGACTGCCTCCATGCCCTCGGCCTGCGGATACAGGCGCAGGATGTCGACGCCCAGTGCGCGCAGCTCCGGCAGCTCTGGCCCAAGGTCGGTGATCTCCTCGCCCTGCACCGAGATGCCGTTGATGCGCAGGAACGGGCGGCCTTCGCGGGTGGCCAGCGGCATGCCGTCGGGATAGTCGATGCAGCGGAAGCCGCACTGGTCCTTCGGCACGTCGAGCGCGCGCGCGGTGAAGCAGCGTGCCGAGAACGACAGCGGCAGCCGGCCCCAGGCGATCACCTCCAACTCCGGCATGACGCCGCCGTCTGCCAGCACGCCATCCTTCAATTCGCCGATCAAAATGCGGCCCTGTTCGACGCCCGGCACCCAGCGGCGCAGGCCGTCTTCGCCCAGCATCGCCAGCGCGCGGTGGTTGTACACGTTGAGCGTCGGCCCGGCCACGAATGGACGCCCCTTTTCCTTGCACAGCTGCACGGCGGAAAGGTCGTTGGCCTCGATCCAGAAGCCGCCGTGGGAAATCTGCCGGTCCAGCACGCTGAGTTCGGATTCGGCCTCGATCAGTGCCAGCGTCGACAGCACGATCTGCTTGCCGGAGTCGGCCAGTTCCTCCGCCAGCGCCAGCCAGTCGGCGGTGCGCAGTTCGCGGCGCTTGCTGCACACGGTTTCACCGAGGTAGACGATGTCGACCGGCCAGTGGATGGCTTCGCGGTAGAACGCCAGCGTGCGCTCGCGCGGCCAGAAGTACTGCAGCGGGCCTAGGCTCAGTTTCATCGGTATTCCTTCAGTGCCAGGCGCGGTGGTACGGACCCAGCGTGGTCTGGTGGCCTTCGGCGTGGCGCGACAGTTCCGCCTGCCATTCCGGCTTGAGTTGCCAGTGCGCCTCATCGGCGATGACCTGGTCGATCGCCTTGCGCCAGGTGCGGGTGACCGAGCTGACGTAGGCCACGCCGCGCTGGCGGCCCTCGATCTTCAGCGCAGCCACGCCGATCTGCTTCAGTCGCGGCAGTAGCTCCAGCGTGTTGAGACTGGTCGGTTCCTCGAGCGCGTGGAAGATCTCGTTGCCGACCTCGAAACGGCCCTTGCACACGGTGGGATAGCCGGCCGGCTCCTCGGGCTTGAATTCGTCGATCAGCACGTCGTTCAGGCGCACGCTGCGGCTGCCGTCGCCCTGTTCGTCCCAGCGCACGAACTTCGCCGGCGAGCACACGCCGTGGCGGTTGGGCGAGGCGCCGGTGACGTAGCTGGAAAGCTGGCAGCGGCCTTCGACCATGATGCACAGGCTGCCGAAGGCGAACACTTCCAGCGCCACCGGCGACTTCTCGCACAGCCGCTCCACCTGCTGCAGCGACAGCACCCGCGGCAGTACCGCGCGGCTGATGCCGAAGCGCTCGAACGCGTAGCGCAGCGCCGGCGCGGTGGTGGCGCTGCCCTGCACGGACAGGTGGCGAGGCAGGTTGGGATGGGTACGCGCGGCGTAGTCCAGCACCGCCATTTCTGCGGCGATGATGGCGTCGGCGCCCAGCGAGGCGGCCTTGTCCACGGCGGCATGCCAGTCGCGCAGGCGCACGCTGTCGGGGTAGGTGTTCAGCGCCAGGTAGACCTTGGCGTTCCTGGCATGTGCGTAGCGGATGCCGGCGCGCAGTTCGTCGTCGCTGAAGTTCAGCCCGGGGAAGGCGCGCGCGTTGGTCTGATCCCGGAAGCCGGCGTAGACCGCGTTGGCGCCGGCATCCACCGCCGCCTGCAGGGCCGGCAGGTTGCCGGCGGGACAGACCAGTTGCATGCGGGGCTCCGGCAGCGGGGAAACCGGCATGGTCGTGGCCGCGTGCGGAAGCGTCCTTGACTTGGATCAACGCGCCTGCGCATGGTCGGCAGGTGGCGCAGCGGGCGATGTTTGACGTGGGTCATGGTCGTCGCCGTGTGCGCGTGCGATGTTGCCCATCAACGCGGGCACCGGCCCGCGGCATCGGAGAAGAACCATGCTGTCCAGGACGATCCTTTCTTTGTCAGCGCTGGCGCTGGCCGGCGCGCTGTTCGCGGCGCCGGCCGCGGCGCAGTCCGCCGCCCACCACGACCACGCCGCGCACGCCGGCCACGATGCCAAGCCGCAGGTGCCGGCGCAGCGCTGGGCCACGGACGCACCGCTGCGGGCCGGCATGCGCAACCTGCGCGAGGCGACCGAGACGCTCAACCATTACGAGATGGGCCATCTGGATGATGTGCAGCGCGACAACGCGGTGGAGAAGATCGATGCCGCGATCAAGGACATGGTCGCCAACTGCAAGCTCAAGCCGGAGGCGGACGCCGCCCTGCACGGGCTGCTGGCGAAGTTCATCGCCGGTGCCGGCGCCGCGCGTGCCGGCAAGTTCAGCAAGGCCGAACTGGTGCCGATGCAGGAAGCGCTGGCGCTGTATCCGCAGATGTTCGACGACCACGACTGGGGCAAGCCCGCGCATTGAGGTGCGCCAGATCCCGTAGGAGCGCACGGAACGGGCGCGAACGCTTTCGCAGAATCACGCAAAAAGCATCGCGCCCCTGCGGTGCGCTCCTACACGGTGCGGCCGGGTGTTCGCGCCGCGTTGCGCTCCCATCGGGGGTTCGGGTGGGGTGTTCGCGCCCCTGCGGTGCTCCTACAGGGCGCGGGTCGGCTGCTCGCGTCCGGCCGCCACCTGGCGCCACAGCGCATCGACCCGCTTCTCAACCGATGGGTCGAGCTGGATCGGCTTGCTCCAGGTGCGGCTGGTTTCCGCCGGCCACTTGTTGGTGGCATCCAGCCCGAGTTTCGAGCCGAGGTTCGGCGTCGGGCTGGAGAAATCGAGGTAGTCGATCGGGGTCTTGTCGATCAGCACGCTGTCGCGGACCGGATCGACGCGGGTGGAGATCGCCCAGATCACCTGCGACCAGTCGCGCACGTCGATGTCCTCGTCGGTGACGATCACGAACTTGGTGTAGGTGAACTGGCGCAGGTAGGACCAGATGCCCATCATGATCCGGCGCGCGTGGCCGGGGTACTGCTTGCGGATCGACACCACCGCGATGCGGTAGGAACAGGCTTCCGGCGGCAGGTAGAAGTCGACGATTTCCGGGAACACCTTCCGCAGCAGCGGCACGAACACGTCGTTCAGCGCCATCGCCATCACCGAAGGTTCGTCGAACGGCGCGCGGCCCATGTAGCTGCCCTGGTAGATCGCGTCCCTGCGCAGGTGCATGCGCTGGATGGTCATCACCGGGAAGTGGTCCTGCGCGTTGTAGTAGCCGGTGTGGTCGCCGAACGGGCCTTCCAGCGCGGTGTCGGCCGGGTCGATGAAGCCCTCCAGCAGGATCTCGCAGCCGGCCGGCGCGTCCAGCCCGGTCAGCTTGCTGGGCCAGACGCGGGTGCGATGGCCGCGCAACAGGCCGGCGAATTCGTATTCCGACAGCGTGTCGGGAATCGGCGCCACCGCCGCCAGCAGGGTGGCCGGGTCGGCGCCGATCGCCACCAGCACCGGGAAGGGTTTACCTGGGTGCGTCGCCTTCCAGTCGGCGAAGTCCAGCGCGCCGCCGCGGTGCGGCAGCCAGCGCATGATGATGCGGTTCCTGCCGATCACCTGCTGGCGATAGATCGCCACGTTCTGGCGCGGCTTGCGGGTGCCTCGGGTGACCACCAGACCAAGGGTGATGAGCTTGGCCGCATCTTCCGGCCAGCAGCGCTGGATCGGCAGGCGCGACAGGTCGACGTCGTCGCCTTCCAGCGTTTCATGCTGGAACGCCGCTTCGCGCACCTTCTGCGGGGCCACGTGCGCCAGCTGCGCCAGTTCCGGCCAGCTGCCCAGCGCGTCGCGCAGGCTGGACGGCCAACGCGGTTCGCGGATCGCCGCCAGCAGCTCGCCGAGCTCGCGCAGCGAGGCCAGCGGGCGGCCGGCCAGCGCCGCCTCGATGCGGTCGCGGTGGCCGTACAGGTTGCCGAGATAGGCGTGTTCGCTGCCAATGGGGTGTTCCATCAGCAGCGCGGGCCCGCCCTCGCGCAGGGCGCGCAGGCTGAGCGAGGTGGTTTCGAGATCGGGGTCGACCGGCTCGCCGACGCGCTGCAGGCGTCCCTGGCGTTCGAGTGCGGATAGGTAGGCGCGCAGGTCGTGGAAGCTCATGAAGAACCGTCGGGTGGCGTGAATGTTCCGGTGGCCAGCGCCATGGCCACCGACTGCTGCCAGGGCGCGATGTCGAGGCCGTGCGCATCGCGCCAGCCGGGATCGAACAGGGTCTGCTGGTAGCGCTTGCCGCGGTCGCAGAGCAGGCTGACGATGCTGCCGCGTTCGCCACGTGCGCGCATGTCCGAGGCCAGCTGCAGGCAGGCGGCGAAATTGGTGCCGGAAGAGCCGCCGTAGCGGGTGCCCAGTAGGTCTTCCAGCTGCAGGGCGGCCGCGATGGAGGCGGCGTCCTCGACTTCGACCACCGCGTCCACCACGTCGAAGATGAAGCCGGGTTCCACCCGCGGGCGGCCGATGCCCTCGATCAGGGTGGGCCTGCTGGCCACTGCGTTGCGGTCGCGCCGACGCCAGCCATGCACATAGCTGCTGCCGGCCGGTTCGGCCACGCACAGGCGGGTGGCCATGCGCCGGTAGCGCAGGTAGCGCCCGATGGTGGCGGAGGTGCCGCCGGTGCCCACGCCGCAGACGATCCACGACGGCTCCGGCTGCGGTTCGCGGCGCAACTGGCCGAGGATGGATTCGGCGATGTTATTGTTGCCGCGCCAGTCGGTGGCGCGTTCGGCGAGGCCGAACTGGTCGAGGTGGCAGGCACCGTTGGCGGCGTGCTCGGCGGCGCGCGCGTGCACCTGCGCGGGGTCTTCGACCAGGTCGCACTGGCCGCCCAGCGCCTGCACGTCGAGGATCTTCTGTGGCGCGGTGCAGGCCGGCATCACCGCGATGAACGGCAGCCCCAGCAGGCGCGCGAACCACGCCTCGGAAATCGCGGTGCTGCCCGAGGAGGCGTCCACCACCGTCTGTCCCGGCTGCAGCCGGCCGTTGCACAGTGCGTACAGGTACAGCGAGCGCGCCAACCGGTGCTTGAGGCTGCCGGTGGGATGGCTGGCCTCGTCCTTGAAGTAGAAGGCGATGTCCGGGAAGCCGGGGAAATCCAGCCGCAGCAGGTGGGTGTCGGCCGAGCGCGTGGCCTCCTGTTCCAGCAGGGCCAGTGCATCGTGCACCCAGGCGCGGGCGGCGGCGTCGGTACGGATCGTGGTCGTGTTCATGCGCCCATGATCCCGCGTCCGCCGCCGATCCTCAATTTCCCGCTGCCAGCAGCGCGCGCACGCGCACGCCGAGGTAGTCGAAGTAGCGGTCGATGTAGCTGATGCCGTTCTCGTGGTCGATCAGGTACGGGTTCATCAGCGTGTGGCGCAGGATCATCAGCCGGTCGCCGCCGTCCTCGCCCAGCGTGGCCACATCCAGCCCCAACGCATCGAGGATGCGGCGGGTCTCGGTCTCGCCCAGCGCTTCCGGCCGCAGGGTGGTCACCGAGCCGAAGAACTGCTTGTCCTGCAGCGGCTTGCTCGGGTCGCTGCGCAGCTCATCGTGCAGTCGGCGGACGAAGGCGTTGGCGGCGGCTACGTGGCGGTTGCCGACGGGATTGAGGGCGAAGCAGACCAGGTTGCTGTCCGGCGCGAACGGCACCACCGCGCGGACCACGTCGTGCAGGTCGCCGGCGAAGCGCAGCGCGCGCGCGTGGAAGGCTTCGGCCGAGCGGATGGTCTGCGCCGGCAACCGGCCGAAATGCGCGTGGTCCAGCGGCAGCACCTTGTGGGTGACATACACGCCGGCCACCGCCGCCCCGGACTTGGAGCCTTCGGGGATGAACTGGCCGAGGCTGCGATAGCGGCCCATGTAGTCCTTCGGCGCCTCGCCGTGGAACACGTAATCGGCTTCCTCCGACAGCAGCGCCACCGCGCGGTGGTCGCGGCAGATGAAGGCGCCGGCGCCGTAGGGCAGGTAGCCGAGCTTGTGCGGATCCACCGTCACCGAATCGGTGTCGCCCAGCGCGGCGATGGCCAAATACACCTCGGGCGAGGGGAAGGCGGTGAAGCCGGCGGCGATCTCCTCGCGCGGGCGCAGGCTGCCGTCCTCGTTGCGGAACAGGGTGGCGAGGTAGCCGCCCCACGCGGCATCGACGTGCACCGCGAATCCCAACCCACGCGCGGCGAAGCGCTGGCGTGCATCCACCACCGCGTCGATCGGGTCGATCGTGCCGTATTCGGTGGTGCCCATCACCGCCACCGCCACCAGCACCGGCTGGCGCTCGCGCAGGCAGCGCTCGAGGGTGGCTTCCAGCGCGTCGGCGTCGATGCGCATGCCGCGCTCGGGCAGCAGTTCCAGCTGCGCGCGGCCCAGTCCCAATAGTTTGCAGCCCTTGCTCCACGAGTAATGGGCGGTGATCGGCGCCAGCACCTTCGGCAGCTTCAGCGTGGGATGGGCGGCGAAGAAGCCGGCCAGCCCGCGCTGCTCGATGCGTTCGCCCTGCACGCGCGCCTGCCAGCGCCGACGCTCGCCCGCGCTGGCTTGCGCGAGCCACTGGCCCCAGCGGTCCACCAGCGCAGTGGCCTGGTGCGGATGCAGGTTGAACGCGCTCCATGCGTCTTCTGGCAGCTCGAGGTCGGGCACGCCCGCCGCCAGCAGCGCCACCGGAAACGCCTTCTGCGCCAGCGCCAGCCGCAGCGCCTGGTAGTTGGCCAGCGTGCCGCCGGAGGTCAGGTGGCCGAAGGCGCAGTCCGGGCGCGCCGGGTCGTTGACGTAGCCGAGCATCCCGGCCAGCTGCAGGCCCACCTTCACCTCCAGCTCCACCGTCACCGGCGCAGCGTCTTCGGAGACGTTGTTGGGGTTGTAGGGCAGGGTCAGGATCTGCGCGGCAAGCCCGGGCAGCAGCAGGTCGGAGGCCATGTGGCCGATGTAGCGCGGGCTGTGGAACGGCACCGACTTCTTCAGCGCCGCCGACAGCTGGTGCAGCTCGCGGCGCATGCGCGCCTCGAACGCCTGGTATTCCGGGTGCTGCGCAGCCGCGGTGGAGATCGCCGGCGGGTCTTCGGGATGGAAATTGCGCCGCCAGTAGACGTGGTCGCGCAGGAACTCGACGACGAGCTTCTCCAGCAGCGAATCGTTCTCACCGTAGGGGCCGAGGAAGCAGGCATCGGGTACGCGCGGCTGCGCGGCGGAGGAGGGCGTCGCGGATTGCATCGGAGGCTCCGGGAAAGTCAGCCCAGCAGGGGCAGCAGCCAGCCGGCGGGGTGATGCATGCGGGCGATGCCGTAGATGAACAGGAAGGTGGCCAGTGCAGCCACGTAGAAAAAGGCCCGTTGCGGGCGGCTGCGTTTCTCGCGCATCGCCAGAATGCCCAGCACCACGTAGGCCACCACCAGCACCAGCTTCAGCGACAGCCAGCCGTTGGCGAACATCGCGCCGGGCAGCATCGAGAACAGCATCGCGGCCGAGGTCAGCAGGATCGTGTCGACCGTGTAGCTGGTGTATTTCGGCAGCCAGTGGCGCGGCCAGCGTGCGCCCAGCAGGGCGGCCCCGCCGCGCAGCGCGAAGATCGCGCCGCTGCACATCACCGCGTGCACGTGCGTCCATTTGACCTGGGGATAGAACTCCATCATCGGCGACATGCGCAGGTCCTCAGCCCGGCCGCCCGTCGGCGCGCGGGTGCAGGTAGATCGACAGCGAACGCAGCACCCACGGCAGGAAGGCCAGCAGCCAGCCGGCGGCGGCGACCACCTGCCAGAAGTAGGAATCCGGCGCGGCCTCGGCGGCGATCCGGGTCAGCGCGACCAGCTGCAGCGCGGCGAAGGCGAACCAGCCCACCGCCGGCATCGCCATCGGCCGGCCGGAATGGCCCTGCGTTACCCGCGTCACCATCGCCACCAGCAGGCTGCCGAAGAAGCCGATGAACAGCGCGTGCGCCGGCCCGCGGCCGAGCACGAATTCGCCACCGGCGGCATAGAGGGCGCTCTGCACGGCATAGAGCGCGAACGCCACCGGCAGCCAGGCAAAGCCCAGGAACAGCACCCACAGGATCCCCGGCGCCTTGCCGCGCGGCCACCAGCGCACCAGCACCAGCGCGCTGCCGACGGCCAGCAGCGCATCGACCGGCCACATCCAGGCATTCGCATGCGCCAGCTCCAGCGCGAGGTGCGCCAGCAGCAGCGCCCACAGCGAGGCCAGCACCCACAGTGGTCGCCACGCGCGGTAGCCGGGGATGATATTGCCGGCGAAGAACGGGAACATCCGGTGCGCCACCGTCGCGTACACCGGCAGCAGCAGCCCGAACGTGCCGAACTTGATCGACACCGTCACCGCCCACGGCCCGGCGCCGTGCAGGTGCGCCGCCATCAGCAGCAGGCCAGCCAGGCCGAACGACAGCGCGGCAAAGCACGACCAGGCGTGCCAGGTCGGCCCCTTGCCGGCGCGGCGCTCGGCCAGCAGCACGCGCAGCAGCTGCGACAGGCCGTAGGTCCAGCCGACCAGCGACATCACCACGCCGATGTGGACCATTGCCGCCTGCCCCAGCAGCATGCCGCCGACCACCGCCAACTGGCCACCCAGCAGGCCCAGCCCCACCGGCACGTAGTGCCAGCGCGACAGGTCGGGCGTGCCGGTCCAGCGCGGGAAGGTGGTCAACAGGAAGCCGAACATGAACGGCGGCAGCAGCTGGTACTGCATGACGAAGGCGTGCATCCAGCCGCCGAACGGCGTGCCGGTGGGCAGGCCGATGGCGCCCCAGCGGGCATCGATGAGCCACAGCAACCACCAGCTCATCGCCAGCAGCACGTTGACCGCGCCGACGAAGAACAGCAGCCGGTGCGGGGCTTCCGCCAGCAGGGCGGGTGATAGACCGCCTCCGGTCTCGTTGTGAAGGTTCCTGTCCATGGCGGGAGTGTCGCGCGCGCGGGTGATGCCTGCCTTGATTCAGGTCATCCGGCAGCAGCCATTTGCCCCGCTGGCCGGGAGGCCCACGCCGGGCCGTGGCGCAAAAAAAAAAACGGGGACGGCCTTGGCCGTCCCCGTGGTGTTGACGCTTGTGGCGATGGATCAGTTTGCAGCGAGCTTCGGCTTCAGCCACTTGCGGGCGATGAACAGCGCCAGCAGCAGCGCGCCCGCGGAGAACACCAGGTCGCCCGGCATGCGCATCCACACCAGCATGTCGATGATCGGGCGGTTCATGAACTCGGCGGAGCGGGCGAACCAGTAGCCGTTCTCCAGCGCCGCGTTGAGCTGCAGCACACCCATCGGCAGCAGGGTCAGCAAGCCCATCAGGCCGAGGCCGATGTTGAGGCTCCAGAACGCGCCGCGCAGCAGGCCGTTCGGCCATTCCACCTGCGGACGCAGGCCGCGCAGGCAGAACAGCATCAGGCCGATGCCCAGCATGCCGTATACGCCGAACAACGCGGTGTGGCCATGCAGTGCGGTCAGGTTCATGCCCTGCATGTAGTACAGCGCGATCGGGGTATTGACGAGGAAGCCGAACAGGCCGGCACCCACCAGGTTCCAGAAGCTGGTGGCCAGGAAGAACATGATCGGCCAGCGGTAGCGTTCCATCCACGGCGTGGCGCGGCTGTGGCTCCAGGTCTCGTAGGCTTCCAGCCCGATCAGCGCCAGCGGCACCACTTCCAGCGCCGAGAAGGTGGCGCCCAGCGCGACCGCCGCAGTGGTGGTGCCGGAGAAGTACAGGTGGTGGAACATGCCCAGTACGCCACCCGCCATGTACACGATGGTGGCGAACAGCACATTGATGGTGGCCGACTTGCCACGCAGCAGGCCCAGCTTCACGAACAGGAAGCTCAGCACCGCCACCGCGAACACTTCGAAGAAGCCTTCCACCCACAGGTGCACCACCCACCAGCGCCAGTAATCCACCACCGACATGTGGCTCTTTTCGCCCCACATCAGGCCGGCGCCGTAGAACAGGGCGATGGCGACGGTGGACAGGAACAGCAGGCCCACGATCGAGGACATCTCGTCCTTGCGCTTGAGCGCCGGCCACAGCGAACGGCCCATCAGCAGCAGCCACAGCAGCAGGCCGATGAACAGGAACGCCTGCCAGAAGCGGCCGATATCGACGTACTCCCAGCCCTGGTGGCCGAACCAGAAGTTGTACTTCATGTCCATCTTCTGCATCACCGCGAACCACTGGCCGGCGAAGGCGCCCACCACGATGATCAACAGGCAGACGAACAGGAAGTTCACCCCCGCGCGCTGGTACTTCGGCTCATGGCCCGATACCGCCGGGGCGATGTACAGGCCGGTGGCCAGCCATGCGGTGGCGATCCACAGCACAGCCAGCTGGGTGTGCCAGCTGCGGGTCAGCGAGTAGGGCAGGATTTCGGAGATGGCGAAGCCGTAGGCTTCCTGGCCTTCCACCTGGTAGTGCGCGGTGGTTGCGCCCAGCAGGATCTGGCACAGGAACAGCGCAACGACCACCCAGAAGTACTTGGCGGTGGCCTTCATCGACGGCGTGATGGTGATGCCCTGCAGCGGGTCTTTCGCCGGCGGCGTGGGCAGCGCTTCCTTGCCGTGGTAGGCGGCGTAGTGCCATGCCAGCAGGCCGATGCCGCCGATCAGGAACAGGATCGAGAACACCGACCAGATGAAGTTGTCCGAGGTCGGCTTGTTGCCGATCAGCGGCTCATACGGCCAGTTGTTGGTGTAGGTGCGGTTCTCGTAGCCGGGGCGGTCGGTGCCCGCGGCCCATGCAGCCCAGAAGAAGAAGCCGGTCATCGCACGGCGGCTGTCCGCATCGGGCAGCGTGCCTTCGCGCATGGCGTAGGCTTCACGCAGCTCGCGGGTGGCCGGGTCGTTGGAGAACAGGCTCTCGTAGTGCGCAGCCACGACGCTGATCGCCTGCGCGCGCTGGTTGCTGACCACGATTTCGTTCTTGGCCGCGTCGTAGGTGTTGGTCCGCATCAACGGCTTGACCGTGGCCTGGGTCTTGGCCTTGTCGGTCTCGTCCATGCTGTCGTAGGACTGGCCGGTATCGGCGCGCGCTTGCAGTTCCAGCATGGCCACGATTTCGCGGTGCAGCCAGTCGGCCGACCAGTCGGGCGCGATCAGCGCGCCGTGGCCCCAGACGGAGCCGAGTTGCTGGCCGCCGATGCTCTGCCAGACCTGCTGGCCCTTCTGGATGTCGTCCTTGGTGTAAAGCACCTGGCCGTTGGCCGCGACGACGCGATCTGGAATGGGGGGCTTGGTCTGGATCAGATCCACGCCAAGCCAAAGCATGACGGCGAAGCTTGCGGCCAGGAGGGCCCCCAAGCCCAGCCATAGCCGTTTGGTGATGGACATTGCGTCTCTCCCGGAGTTGAACATGCGATTGAACGACGCCGGCATCCTCGGCCGATCCGCCGCGCCGCACCATGACTTGCGTCAACTGCCTGCGAGGATCGCGCCGATCGTGCGGAGCTTAGCGCGTTCAATCGCCGGTTCTATCGCCGGTTCAGTCGCGCAGGATCGGCGCGGCCAGCGTTTCCAGGCGGGCGGGGTCGAGCAGTTCCACTTCGCGTCGCTCCACCGCCAACACGCCGTCGTCCTGCATCCGCCGCAGCACGCGGCTGACCGTCTCCGGCGCCAGCCGCAGGTAGTTGGCGATGTCGGTGCGCGCCATGGTCAGCTGGAAGCGCGTGGACGAGAAGCCGCGCGCGGACAGCCGCCGCGACATCCCCACC from Thermomonas sp. XSG encodes the following:
- a CDS encoding nitric-oxide reductase large subunit, with the protein product MSITKRLWLGLGALLAASFAVMLWLGVDLIQTKPPIPDRVVAANGQVLYTKDDIQKGQQVWQSIGGQQLGSVWGHGALIAPDWSADWLHREIVAMLELQARADTGQSYDSMDETDKAKTQATVKPLMRTNTYDAAKNEIVVSNQRAQAISVVAAHYESLFSNDPATRELREAYAMREGTLPDADSRRAMTGFFFWAAWAAGTDRPGYENRTYTNNWPYEPLIGNKPTSDNFIWSVFSILFLIGGIGLLAWHYAAYHGKEALPTPPAKDPLQGITITPSMKATAKYFWVVVALFLCQILLGATTAHYQVEGQEAYGFAISEILPYSLTRSWHTQLAVLWIATAWLATGLYIAPAVSGHEPKYQRAGVNFLFVCLLIIVVGAFAGQWFAVMQKMDMKYNFWFGHQGWEYVDIGRFWQAFLFIGLLLWLLLMGRSLWPALKRKDEMSSIVGLLFLSTVAIALFYGAGLMWGEKSHMSVVDYWRWWVVHLWVEGFFEVFAVAVLSFLFVKLGLLRGKSATINVLFATIVYMAGGVLGMFHHLYFSGTTTAAVALGATFSALEVVPLALIGLEAYETWSHSRATPWMERYRWPIMFFLATSFWNLVGAGLFGFLVNTPIALYYMQGMNLTALHGHTALFGVYGMLGIGLMLFCLRGLRPQVEWPNGLLRGAFWSLNIGLGLMGLLTLLPMGVLQLNAALENGYWFARSAEFMNRPIIDMLVWMRMPGDLVFSAGALLLALFIARKWLKPKLAAN